In a genomic window of Nodosilinea sp. E11:
- a CDS encoding 7-carboxy-7-deazaguanine synthase QueE: MTFPTTVPQTAAASPLALPIVETFHSIQGEGLWAGTSAWFIRLAGCDVGCPWCDTKPSWNPKRHPLRTLEDLVAEARSANPAIVVITGGEPLMHDLSALTGQLKEAGLETHLETSGAHPFSGTFDWVTFSPKRFKPPHASIYAHASELKVVIGDEVDLAWAEQQATQVSSTVAKLLQPEWETPGSRDRVLAYVLDHPQWRVSLQTHKFLGVQ, from the coding sequence ATGACCTTCCCGACCACGGTTCCTCAGACAGCCGCAGCTTCACCCTTGGCGCTGCCCATTGTGGAAACGTTCCACTCCATTCAAGGGGAGGGCCTGTGGGCGGGCACCAGTGCCTGGTTCATTCGGTTGGCCGGGTGTGACGTGGGTTGCCCCTGGTGCGACACGAAGCCATCGTGGAACCCCAAGCGCCATCCGCTGAGAACCCTTGAAGATTTGGTTGCGGAAGCCCGATCCGCCAATCCTGCCATTGTCGTGATCACCGGGGGAGAGCCGTTGATGCACGATCTTTCTGCTCTAACTGGGCAACTCAAAGAGGCGGGTCTTGAGACACACCTTGAGACATCAGGTGCGCACCCCTTTAGCGGCACCTTTGACTGGGTGACGTTTTCGCCCAAGCGATTTAAGCCTCCCCATGCCAGCATTTATGCCCATGCCAGCGAGCTTAAGGTTGTGATTGGGGATGAGGTGGATTTGGCATGGGCCGAGCAGCAAGCCACCCAAGTGTCATCCACCGTGGCCAAACTGCTGCAACCCGAGTGGGAAACACCTGGCAGCCGCGATCGAGTATTGGCCTACGTCTTAGACCATCCCCAGTGGCGCGTTAGTCTTCAAACTCATAAATTCTTAGGGGTTCAATAA
- a CDS encoding DUF4089 domain-containing protein has translation MSIEPADSMDLTAYVEAMAKLLELPIPNEIKPGVVANVEHIFAIAQPVLTFPLPDTVESAATFEP, from the coding sequence ATGAGCATCGAACCCGCTGACTCTATGGATCTCACGGCCTACGTTGAGGCCATGGCAAAGCTTCTAGAGCTTCCTATTCCCAATGAGATTAAGCCGGGGGTAGTGGCCAATGTGGAGCATATTTTTGCGATCGCCCAGCCCGTGCTCACCTTCCCGCTGCCCGATACCGTCGAAAGTGCCGCCACTTTTGAACCATGA
- a CDS encoding dynamin family protein: MASQIIDKKLQAYRADLDHLLERVQALATAINNPNLQLTTHNLRRNINEPFLFVVVGEVKAGKSSFVNALLDAEVCATDIEPCTDSIQQIVYAEQAFVEQVEPSLRKIGRPIAILQDISIVDTPGTNTVIDEHQIITERYIPNSDLTFFVLFAKNPYQKSAWDFLDFVSAEWRKKVVFILQQADLLRPADLQTNIERVKEYAYQKQIKAPIIFPTSAALEQEGDTVNSGFEPVRQYIQAMVSSGESYKIKLRSVSQTTQQIIDLLNGDVEGLNRQLATDRATAQSIRSKIDAGRARSRYEINTLADRLAARYEVISARIKRDFRESLTVPMVVRRSFVGLFNQDASMKAWIDDFQERCARDLRTSLEEVSQEGAQHFVDGIRQLFDGLNQDLESVKSHRLESSHISLKVLERRQEVIDSVRAKVNNLMANHGLGDMLATQAGDLANEIVGGAVMAVAGTILHILEFAVAEAILSAIGIAFAGVGVIVLAIGMLWQRNRIITKFEQALDSEKDRFQEEIATRLNEKLGIIYEEVERIFTQFYDYVEREEAAVQPVIDQYTAIQQEAAGLFSSKLLGELGADKR; this comes from the coding sequence GTGGCCAGCCAAATTATTGACAAAAAGCTCCAAGCTTACCGGGCTGACCTCGATCACCTGCTAGAGCGGGTGCAGGCCCTGGCCACCGCCATCAACAACCCCAACCTGCAACTCACCACCCATAACCTGCGCCGCAACATCAACGAGCCCTTTCTGTTTGTGGTGGTAGGCGAAGTCAAAGCGGGCAAGAGCAGCTTTGTCAACGCCCTGCTCGACGCTGAAGTCTGCGCCACCGACATCGAACCCTGCACCGACTCGATTCAGCAGATTGTCTACGCCGAGCAAGCGTTTGTCGAGCAGGTCGAGCCCAGCCTGCGCAAGATTGGCCGACCGATCGCGATTTTGCAAGACATTTCAATTGTCGATACGCCAGGCACCAACACAGTAATCGACGAGCACCAGATCATCACCGAGCGCTACATTCCCAACAGCGACCTGACATTCTTTGTGCTGTTTGCCAAAAACCCCTACCAAAAGAGCGCCTGGGATTTTCTCGATTTTGTCAGCGCCGAGTGGCGCAAAAAGGTGGTGTTTATTTTGCAGCAGGCCGATCTGCTGCGCCCCGCCGATCTGCAAACCAACATCGAGCGGGTGAAAGAATACGCCTACCAAAAGCAGATTAAAGCCCCAATCATCTTCCCCACTTCGGCGGCGCTGGAGCAGGAGGGCGATACGGTCAACAGCGGTTTTGAGCCGGTGCGCCAGTACATTCAAGCCATGGTGTCGTCGGGGGAGAGCTACAAGATCAAGCTGCGATCGGTCAGCCAGACCACCCAGCAGATTATTGATCTGCTCAACGGCGACGTGGAGGGGCTAAACCGCCAGCTAGCCACCGATCGCGCCACCGCCCAGAGCATTCGCTCTAAAATTGATGCGGGCCGGGCGCGATCGCGCTACGAGATCAACACCCTGGCCGATCGCCTAGCCGCCCGCTATGAGGTAATCTCGGCCCGCATCAAGCGCGACTTTCGCGAGAGCCTGACCGTGCCCATGGTGGTACGGCGATCGTTTGTAGGGTTGTTTAACCAAGACGCCTCCATGAAGGCGTGGATTGACGACTTTCAGGAGCGCTGTGCCCGCGACCTGCGCACCTCGCTAGAAGAGGTTTCCCAAGAAGGGGCGCAGCACTTTGTCGATGGCATTCGCCAGCTCTTCGACGGCCTTAACCAAGATCTGGAGAGCGTTAAGAGCCACCGGCTAGAGAGCAGCCACATTTCGCTCAAAGTGCTGGAGCGTCGCCAGGAGGTGATCGACAGCGTGCGAGCCAAGGTGAATAACCTCATGGCCAACCATGGCCTGGGCGATATGCTGGCCACCCAGGCGGGCGACTTGGCCAACGAGATTGTCGGCGGCGCAGTGATGGCGGTGGCGGGCACCATTCTGCACATCCTTGAGTTTGCGGTGGCCGAGGCGATCTTGAGCGCGATCGGCATTGCCTTTGCCGGAGTGGGGGTGATCGTGCTGGCGATCGGCATGCTCTGGCAGCGCAACCGCATCATTACCAAGTTTGAGCAGGCCCTCGACAGCGAAAAAGACCGATTTCAAGAAGAGATCGCCACCCGCCTCAACGAAAAGCTGGGGATTATCTACGAAGAGGTAGAGCGAATTTTCACCCAATTTTACGATTATGTGGAGCGCGAAGAGGCGGCGGTGCAGCCGGTGATTGACCAATACACTGCAATTCAGCAAGAGGCAGCGGGGCTGTTTAGCTCGAAGCTGCTGGGCGAATTGGGTGCCGACAAGCGGTAG
- a CDS encoding 6-carboxytetrahydropterin synthase, with product MPKWTVKTEFSFDAAHYIKDYDGPCGRMHGHTYRVRIEATTSQLRASEFCPHPVMVADFRTLRWAKKDLLKGGLDHCLLNDVLPEGYETTAEMIAQYIYDKTKQSLPEGIRLKVAVSETPNSWVEYEDD from the coding sequence ATGCCCAAGTGGACCGTCAAAACAGAATTTTCCTTTGATGCAGCCCACTACATCAAAGACTATGACGGCCCCTGCGGACGGATGCATGGGCATACCTATCGCGTGCGGATTGAGGCTACTACATCTCAACTGAGGGCGTCAGAGTTTTGCCCCCATCCGGTCATGGTGGCTGACTTTCGGACCTTGCGCTGGGCCAAGAAAGACCTGCTTAAGGGTGGGTTAGATCACTGCCTGCTAAATGATGTGCTGCCCGAAGGCTACGAAACCACGGCTGAGATGATTGCCCAGTACATCTATGACAAGACGAAGCAGTCTCTGCCTGAAGGCATTCGGCTAAAAGTGGCCGTTTCTGAAACGCCGAATTCTTGGGTTGAGTATGAAGATGACTGA
- a CDS encoding RNA-directed DNA polymerase, whose amino-acid sequence MKVTKRFHILRSKDLESVFHVQNLVDTWRGVVRDQLRSLDILDLHDYYDFNFNIEDKALLIQKKILDAQYRITGPLIYKLEKKYGVCRHILLLSPSDALVLQTIVDMGLAKQLLKAQPTSRSYYTRDSKNPKKMPDWRTEKDEYGWRNKWKNFQKEIWKFSKQNEYTVVTDLANYYENIGIRELRHIISSYVSVPEVVLDLLFNMIEQLSWVPDYLPTSLKGLPVINLEAPKLLAHALLYEVDEVLNEATDGCFVRWMDDINFGVDSFDKACITLSDTNDVLKSRGLSLNLGKTNIYTAEEVARNFMIDTHEYLDSVEKILTDGEHEKFEDSSNSKTSDEELEKELYDRYLGIKDETSLKAWEKTIKRFLTIFGKLRSEFFLRDAKDIFIRRPGCRKNVIYYLEALGYRESAAQIVEEILKEVRIYDGVALFYIVKLLTDWQIDTDEKSVSYINRISLVIRSLDDVSMNYYCLIWFAAKYFKPNEIIGLIQSTESVWKSDNFLSRQVVSVVPRYMDFRQDRAIDFLDAELTRGIEDSASVAGNIKFIRGLKKMPFRLNSYLFPTQKQKIYPLPKYLILLSFLGSNAFKYKKYSFQEKIRESFSDPWYIKWIDTYID is encoded by the coding sequence ATGAAAGTTACTAAAAGATTTCATATTCTTCGATCCAAAGATTTAGAGTCAGTATTTCATGTTCAGAATTTAGTTGATACTTGGCGAGGTGTTGTCCGTGATCAATTGCGCTCTTTGGACATACTAGATTTACATGATTATTATGATTTTAACTTTAACATTGAAGATAAGGCGTTGTTAATTCAGAAAAAGATTTTAGATGCTCAGTACAGAATTACTGGACCTTTGATATATAAATTAGAAAAAAAATACGGTGTTTGTAGGCACATTTTGCTTTTGAGTCCTTCAGATGCATTGGTCTTACAAACAATAGTTGACATGGGTTTAGCTAAGCAGTTGCTGAAGGCTCAACCAACAAGTAGGTCTTATTATACTAGAGATAGCAAAAACCCCAAAAAAATGCCCGATTGGCGGACGGAAAAGGATGAGTATGGATGGCGAAATAAATGGAAAAACTTCCAAAAGGAGATCTGGAAGTTTAGCAAACAAAATGAATATACAGTTGTAACTGATCTGGCTAACTACTATGAGAATATCGGGATAAGAGAATTAAGACACATAATCTCCAGTTACGTTTCTGTTCCTGAAGTTGTCTTAGATCTTTTGTTTAATATGATCGAGCAACTGTCTTGGGTTCCTGATTATTTGCCAACCTCATTAAAAGGATTGCCTGTAATTAATTTGGAAGCTCCGAAATTATTGGCTCACGCTCTCTTGTATGAGGTTGACGAGGTTCTAAATGAAGCCACAGACGGATGTTTTGTAAGATGGATGGACGACATAAACTTTGGTGTTGACTCTTTTGATAAAGCTTGCATTACACTAAGCGACACGAATGATGTTCTGAAAAGTAGAGGGTTAAGCTTAAATCTCGGAAAAACAAATATTTATACGGCCGAAGAAGTTGCAAGAAATTTTATGATTGATACCCATGAATATCTTGACTCTGTAGAAAAAATATTAACCGATGGAGAACATGAGAAATTTGAGGATTCTAGCAACTCTAAAACTAGCGACGAAGAATTAGAAAAAGAATTATACGATCGCTATCTAGGCATCAAAGATGAAACAAGCCTAAAAGCATGGGAAAAAACCATAAAAAGGTTTCTAACAATTTTTGGCAAGTTGAGATCAGAATTCTTTTTGAGGGACGCTAAAGATATTTTCATTCGCAGGCCAGGGTGCAGGAAGAATGTGATTTATTATCTTGAAGCATTAGGTTACAGAGAATCTGCTGCTCAGATAGTCGAGGAAATCCTAAAGGAAGTCAGAATATATGATGGTGTTGCCTTATTCTATATAGTAAAATTATTAACTGATTGGCAAATTGACACAGATGAAAAAAGTGTAAGCTACATCAACAGAATTTCATTAGTTATAAGGTCATTGGACGATGTTTCGATGAATTATTACTGTTTAATCTGGTTTGCGGCAAAGTATTTCAAGCCAAATGAAATAATTGGCCTAATCCAAAGTACAGAGTCTGTTTGGAAAAGCGATAATTTTCTTAGTAGACAGGTGGTTTCAGTTGTTCCGAGATACATGGATTTTAGGCAGGATCGTGCGATAGATTTTTTAGATGCAGAACTAACTCGGGGCATAGAAGATTCCGCTTCAGTAGCTGGCAATATCAAATTCATCCGAGGACTTAAGAAAATGCCTTTCAGACTAAATAGTTATTTATTCCCAACACAGAAGCAAAAGATATATCCGTTGCCAAAATATTTAATTCTTCTTTCTTTTCTTGGATCGAACGCATTCAAATACAAAAAATATTCTTTTCAAGAAAAAATCAGAGAAAGCTTTAGCGATCCTTGGTATATTAAATGGATAGATACTTATATTGATTAA
- a CDS encoding Uma2 family endonuclease has translation MTQTSSSLILGVDEFLTRYGDNPRYELADGELIDMEPTGLHEATAGKVASQLSIEIDRQGHPWIIPRTCLLRPFADVATARRPDVVVLDEPALVHEPLWEREPVITLGTSVKLVVEVVSTNWETDYARKVEEYALFGIPEYWIVDYRGLGGRVFIGSPKQPTFTVCRLVGEDYQQQQYRLGEAIDSPSLHHLALRLDDVMPC, from the coding sequence ATGACTCAAACTTCATCGTCGCTGATACTTGGCGTTGACGAATTTCTTACCCGCTATGGCGATAACCCTCGCTATGAACTGGCTGATGGAGAGCTAATTGATATGGAACCTACTGGCCTTCACGAAGCCACTGCCGGAAAAGTTGCCAGTCAGCTCAGTATTGAAATCGATCGCCAGGGCCATCCGTGGATTATTCCCCGCACTTGTTTGCTGCGCCCGTTTGCTGATGTTGCCACGGCTCGCCGCCCGGACGTGGTGGTGCTTGACGAACCGGCTCTGGTACATGAGCCTCTGTGGGAACGTGAACCTGTGATTACTCTGGGCACTTCGGTAAAGCTGGTGGTGGAGGTGGTGAGCACCAATTGGGAAACGGATTATGCCCGCAAGGTGGAGGAGTATGCCCTGTTTGGCATTCCAGAATATTGGATTGTGGATTATCGGGGTTTGGGCGGGCGGGTGTTTATTGGCAGCCCTAAGCAGCCTACGTTTACGGTGTGTCGGCTGGTTGGCGAAGACTATCAACAGCAGCAGTATCGACTGGGTGAAGCGATTGATTCGCCATCGTTGCATCATCTAGCTCTACGGCTAGATGATGTTATGCCCTGTTAA
- a CDS encoding Uma2 family endonuclease — protein sequence MIARLNFTPMAPQEYLEWESTQDVKYAYVNGEVFAMTGGTIPHNQIALNLASALKAHLRGKGCLVVMADVKVEVSQNGPYHYPDVMVSCDGRDRDAIKLIRYPSLIVEVLSPSTADYGRGDKFTHYRQIPTLQEYVLISSDKISVDRYRRISSRRWDLQTYIEAETLSPASVDWQGPIELLYKEVRFIEEG from the coding sequence ATGATCGCAAGGCTCAACTTCACCCCAATGGCTCCCCAGGAGTACCTGGAATGGGAATCTACCCAGGACGTTAAGTACGCCTATGTGAACGGGGAAGTCTTTGCTATGACGGGGGGGACGATTCCCCACAACCAAATTGCGCTGAATTTAGCGTCTGCGCTTAAAGCCCATCTGCGGGGCAAGGGCTGTCTGGTGGTGATGGCAGATGTCAAGGTGGAGGTTTCTCAAAATGGGCCTTACCACTACCCCGATGTGATGGTGAGCTGCGATGGGCGAGACCGCGACGCAATTAAACTCATTCGCTACCCCAGTTTGATTGTGGAGGTGCTGTCGCCGAGTACTGCTGACTATGGCCGGGGCGACAAATTTACCCACTATCGCCAAATACCCACCCTGCAAGAATACGTTTTGATCAGTTCTGACAAAATTAGTGTTGATCGCTATCGCCGGATCTCGTCTCGTCGTTGGGATTTGCAGACTTACATAGAGGCAGAAACTCTGAGCCCTGCCAGTGTGGACTGGCAAGGCCCGATTGAACTGCTCTATAAGGAGGTGCGGTTTATTGAGGAGGGGTAG
- a CDS encoding AtzE family amidohydrolase yields MTQPPDALALAAAIKAGERSAATVVDATLADIATRNPSLNCFTEVVAERARSQAQSIDRAIASGHDPGPLAGVPFAVKNLFDIEGITTSAGAKLNGGNAPAVQDATAIARLEQAGAVLVGTLNMDEYAYGFVTINAHYGTTPNPHDPSRMAGGSSGGSAAAVAAGLVPFALGSDTNGSIRVPASLCGVYGLKPTYGRLSRAGAFLFSSSLDHVGPMARTLTDLATVYDTMQGPDPADPVCTQQPPDPVAPVLTQGIEGLRLAQLGGHFERGMEPLVRDVLTEVLQSLGISERVEFPETHRARAAAYIITACEGSQLHLERLRQSPMEFDPATRDRFLAGAMIPAAWYVQAQRLRRWYRDRVREIFQHYDVLIAPTTPCVAPPLDQTTIDIDGDSYPLRPHLGFYTQPLSFIGLPVISVPIHRPGQMPVGIQLIAAPYQEAKLFRVAASLESGRVSR; encoded by the coding sequence ATGACCCAACCGCCCGATGCTCTGGCCCTAGCCGCCGCCATTAAAGCTGGGGAACGGTCTGCTGCGACCGTAGTAGATGCGACGTTGGCCGATATCGCCACCCGCAACCCATCGCTGAACTGCTTTACGGAGGTGGTAGCAGAACGGGCGCGATCGCAGGCCCAGTCCATCGATCGTGCGATCGCCTCAGGCCACGACCCTGGCCCCCTGGCGGGCGTTCCCTTCGCCGTCAAAAACCTATTCGACATCGAGGGCATCACCACGAGCGCGGGGGCTAAGCTTAACGGTGGCAATGCTCCAGCGGTGCAGGATGCTACGGCGATCGCTCGCCTAGAGCAGGCCGGGGCGGTGCTGGTGGGCACGTTGAATATGGATGAGTACGCCTACGGCTTTGTTACCATCAACGCCCACTACGGCACCACCCCCAACCCCCACGACCCCAGCCGCATGGCGGGCGGTTCCTCGGGCGGGTCGGCGGCGGCAGTGGCAGCGGGGTTAGTTCCCTTTGCCCTGGGTTCTGACACCAATGGCTCGATTCGCGTGCCCGCCTCGCTGTGCGGCGTCTATGGCCTCAAGCCCACCTACGGGCGGCTGTCGCGGGCCGGGGCTTTTTTGTTTTCGAGCAGTTTAGACCACGTGGGGCCAATGGCCCGGACCCTCACCGACCTAGCTACGGTCTACGACACCATGCAGGGGCCAGACCCCGCCGACCCTGTCTGTACCCAACAGCCCCCAGACCCCGTTGCCCCTGTACTCACCCAAGGAATTGAAGGGCTGCGGCTGGCCCAGTTGGGCGGGCACTTTGAGCGCGGCATGGAGCCGCTGGTGCGCGACGTTTTAACCGAAGTGCTTCAAAGCCTAGGCATCTCTGAGCGGGTAGAATTTCCTGAAACCCACCGGGCCAGGGCCGCCGCCTACATCATCACCGCCTGCGAGGGCAGTCAGCTACATCTGGAGCGACTACGACAGAGCCCGATGGAGTTTGACCCGGCCACGCGCGATCGCTTTTTAGCTGGAGCGATGATCCCTGCCGCCTGGTATGTGCAGGCACAAAGGCTGCGGCGCTGGTACCGCGATCGCGTTCGCGAAATTTTCCAGCACTACGACGTGCTGATCGCCCCCACCACCCCCTGCGTTGCCCCACCCCTCGACCAAACCACAATCGACATTGACGGCGACAGCTACCCTTTGCGCCCCCACCTGGGCTTTTACACCCAGCCCCTCTCGTTTATTGGTCTGCCGGTGATCTCGGTGCCCATCCATCGCCCCGGCCAGATGCCCGTCGGTATTCAGCTGATCGCTGCCCCGTATCAGGAGGCGAAGTTGTTTCGAGTCGCTGCGAGCTTGGAGAGTGGGCGGGTAAGCAGGTAG